A region of Ochotona princeps isolate mOchPri1 chromosome 2, mOchPri1.hap1, whole genome shotgun sequence DNA encodes the following proteins:
- the HES5 gene encoding transcription factor HES-5: protein MAPSTVAVELLSPKEKNRLRKPVVEKMRRDRINSSIEQLKLLLEQEFARHQPNSKLEKADILEMAVSYLKHSKGERSRPRAPRASAPCAPAPRASPRSGTTHPRPRTPAPRVPAPRTSRLPALRDHAPPRLPASRLRAPRVVLLSEPHAWRPGPLSHSRLPAAFAAGPKSLHQDYSEGYSWCLQEAVQFLTLHSASDTHLKLLYHFQRPAATPTTPASPATPAAESKAPGAASPAALPSAKAGARQPPGGLWRPW from the exons ATGGCCCCCAGCACCGTGGCCGTGGAGCTGCTgagccccaaggagaagaaccgA CTGCGGAAGCCGGTGGTGGAGAAGATGCGCCGCGACCGCATCAACAGCAGCATCGAGCAGCTGAAGCTGCTACTGGAGCAGGAGTTCGCGCGGCACCAGCCTAACTCCAAGCTGGAGAAGGCCGACATCCTGGAAATGGCTGTCAGCTACCTGAAGCACAGCAAGGGTGAGCGGTCCCGGCCCCGCGCACCCCGCGCCTCGGCCCCGTGCGCCCCTGCGCCCCGCGCCTCCCCGCGCTCCGGGACCACGCACCCCC GACCACGCACCCCCGCGCCCCGCGTCCCGGCCCCGCGCACCTCGCGCCTCCCCGCGCTCCGGGACCACGCACCCCCGCGCCTCCCCGCGTCCCGGCTCCGAGCACCCCGCGTCGTCCTGCTTTCCGAACCCCACGCTTGGCGCCCCGGCCCACTCTCCCACTCGCGTCTCCCTGCAGCCTTCGCCGCCGGCCCCAAGAGCCTGCACCAGGACTACAGCGAGGGCTACTCGTGGTGCCTGCAGGAGGCCGTGCAGTTCCTGACGCTGCACTCCGCCAGCGACACGCACCTGAAGCTGCTGTACCACTTCCAGCGGCCCGCCGCCACACCCACCACCCCCGCGTCGCCCGCCACCCCCGCCGCCGAGTCCAAGGCGCCGGGCGCCGCGTCCCCGGCCGCGCTGCCCTCGGCCAAGGCCGGCGCGCGCCAGCCCCCCGGCGGCCTCTGGCGGCCCTGGTGA